From the Lathyrus oleraceus cultivar Zhongwan6 chromosome 4, CAAS_Psat_ZW6_1.0, whole genome shotgun sequence genome, one window contains:
- the LOC127075607 gene encoding prohibitin-3, mitochondrial encodes MGSSQAAVSFLTNLARAAIGFGVGATALNSSLYTVDGGQRAVLFDRFRGILDESIGEGTHFLIPWVQKPYIFDIKTRPHTFSSISGTKDLQMVNLTLRVLSRPDTEKLPVIVQNLGLEYDEKVLPSIGNEVLKSVVAQFNADQLLTERPQVSALVRETLVRRARDFNILLDDVAITHLSYGGEFSRAVEQKQVAQQEAERSKFVVMKAEQERRAAIIRAEGESEAAKLISDATAAAGMGLIELRRIEASREVAGTLAKSPNVIYLPGGKSMMMALNGAS; translated from the coding sequence ATGGGAAGCAGCCAAGCCGCAGTCTCCTTCCTAACAAACCTCGCCCGGGCCGCTATCGGCTTCGGCGTTGGAGCCACCGCTCTCAATTCCTCCCTCTATACCGTCGACGGTGGCCAACGCGCCGTCCTCTTCGACCGTTTCCGCGGCATCCTCGACGAATCAATTGGCGAGGGAACTCATTTCCTCATTCCATGGGTTCAAAAACCATACATTTTCGATATCAAAACTCGTCCCCACACTTTCTCGTCAATCTCCGGTACCAAAGATCTTCAAATGGTTAACCTAACTCTCAGAGTCCTCTCTCGTCCCGACACCGAAAAACTCCCTGTCATAGTTCAAAACCTCGGTCTCGAATACGACGAGAAAGTTCTCCCTTCTATCGGTAACGAAGTTCTGAAATCTGTTGTAGCGCAGTTCAACGCTGATCAGCTTCTTACCGAACGTCCACAGGTTTCTGCCCTTGTCAGGGAGACTCTTGTCCGACGTGCTAGGGATTTTAACATCCTTCTCGATGATGTGGCGATCACACATTTGTCTTATGGCGGTGAATTTTCGCGTGCTGTTGAGCAGAAGCAGGTTGCTCAACAGGAAGCTGAGAGATCAAAATTTGTAGTCATGAAGGCTGAGCAGGAGCGTCGTGCTGCAATTATTCGCGCAGAAGGAGAGAGTGAGGCTGCTAAGTTGATTTCTGATGCTACTGCTGCTGCTGGGATGGGGTTGATTGAGCTTAGGAGGATTGAAGCTTCCAGGGAAGTTGCTGGAACGCTTGCGAAATCACCTAATGTTATTTATCTTCCTGGTGGAAAGAGCATGATGATGGCTCTTAATGGTGCTAGTTGA